One stretch of Paenibacillus sp. FSL R5-0341 DNA includes these proteins:
- the gndA gene encoding NADP-dependent phosphogluconate dehydrogenase has product MTKQQIGVIGLAVMGKNLALNIESRGFSVSVYNRSPEKTNDLLKEAEGKNLTGSFSIEEFVASLESPRKILIMVQAGKATDATIEQLLPHLDEGDIIIDGGNAYFPDTQRRSKELEDKGIRFIGTGVSGGEEGALKGPSIMPGGQESAYKLVEPILTAISAKVGDDPCCTYIGPDGAGHYVKMVHNGIEYGDMQLIGEAYHLLKSVLNVSVEELHAIFTEWNQGELDSYLIEITADIFSKYDPETGKPMVDVILDAAGQKGTGKWTSQSALDLGVPLSMITESVFSRFLSAMKDERVAASKILSGPATEAFSGDKKAFIESVRKALFASKIVSYAQGFAQMRAASDEYGWDLKYGNIAMIFRGGCIIRSQFLQNIKEAYDKDAALKNLLLDPYFQNIVESYQGAWREVVAAAVQQGVPVPGFSSALSYYDSYRTERLPANLLQAQRDYFGAHTFKRVDKEGSFHHNWME; this is encoded by the coding sequence ATGACAAAACAACAAATCGGCGTAATTGGCCTGGCTGTCATGGGCAAAAATTTGGCCCTTAACATTGAAAGCAGAGGTTTCTCGGTATCGGTATATAACCGTTCCCCGGAGAAAACCAATGATCTTCTGAAAGAAGCTGAAGGTAAAAACCTGACAGGCTCATTCTCCATTGAAGAGTTCGTAGCATCCCTGGAATCCCCGCGCAAAATTTTGATCATGGTACAAGCCGGCAAAGCGACCGACGCTACCATTGAACAACTGCTTCCTCACTTGGATGAGGGCGACATCATCATCGATGGAGGGAACGCATACTTCCCTGATACGCAACGTCGCAGCAAAGAGTTGGAAGACAAAGGCATTCGCTTCATCGGTACAGGTGTATCCGGTGGTGAAGAAGGCGCATTGAAAGGCCCTTCAATCATGCCAGGTGGACAGGAAAGTGCTTATAAACTGGTTGAACCGATTCTGACGGCAATTTCGGCCAAAGTCGGTGACGATCCATGTTGTACATATATTGGACCTGACGGTGCCGGACATTATGTGAAAATGGTGCATAACGGTATCGAGTACGGAGACATGCAGTTGATTGGTGAAGCTTACCACTTGCTCAAATCCGTATTGAACGTTTCCGTTGAAGAGCTGCACGCGATCTTTACGGAATGGAATCAAGGAGAGCTGGATAGCTATCTGATCGAAATTACGGCAGATATCTTCTCCAAATATGATCCGGAAACTGGTAAACCAATGGTTGATGTCATTCTGGACGCTGCAGGACAAAAAGGAACTGGTAAGTGGACAAGCCAAAGCGCGTTGGATCTCGGCGTACCATTGTCCATGATTACGGAATCCGTATTCTCCCGTTTCCTTTCTGCCATGAAGGACGAGCGTGTAGCAGCTAGCAAAATCCTGAGTGGACCAGCGACTGAAGCGTTCTCCGGGGACAAAAAAGCATTCATCGAGAGCGTGCGTAAAGCCCTCTTCGCAAGTAAAATCGTATCCTATGCACAAGGATTTGCACAAATGCGTGCAGCTTCCGATGAGTATGGCTGGGATCTGAAATACGGCAACATTGCCATGATCTTCCGTGGTGGTTGCATCATCCGTTCGCAGTTCCTGCAAAACATCAAGGAAGCTTATGATAAAGACGCAGCTCTGAAAAACTTGCTCTTGGATCCTTACTTCCAAAATATCGTTGAGTCTTATCAAGGCGCATGGCGTGAAGTTGTAGCGGCTGCTGTACAACAAGGTGTTCCGGTACCAGGCTTCTCCAGCGCTCTTTCTTACTACGACAGCTACCGTACAGAGCGTTTGCCAGCAAACTTGCTGCAAGCACAACGTGACTACTTCGGTGCTCACACGTTCAAACGTGTGGACAAAGAAGGCAGCTTCCACCACAACTGGATGGAGTAG
- a CDS encoding suppressor of fused domain protein: MALEQFSKEERFSLDIRRTFLLGAYMNEWGVPELRIILSKPERNIHVEIYYFPATIQSGIARFVTVGLSQATRPSGELVAAEWMLALQPDLGGEEVERVNTYLVDLISHHIENVPDSTVPRVMESSGLAPARWNANAFLIDELRGEKESLEQIHVGHETVALLWAVPITSFEANLLLTQGLDEFDAWIESSQYSIVDPCRP; the protein is encoded by the coding sequence ATGGCGTTAGAGCAGTTCTCAAAAGAGGAACGGTTTTCCCTGGATATTCGAAGAACATTTCTTCTGGGGGCGTATATGAATGAATGGGGGGTGCCAGAGCTCAGGATCATTCTTTCGAAGCCAGAAAGAAACATTCATGTAGAAATCTATTATTTTCCTGCCACAATTCAATCTGGCATCGCAAGATTCGTGACGGTAGGGTTGTCTCAGGCAACGCGGCCCTCAGGAGAGCTTGTAGCTGCTGAATGGATGCTTGCGCTGCAACCGGATCTTGGCGGTGAAGAGGTGGAGCGTGTCAACACGTACCTGGTCGATCTGATCTCCCATCACATCGAAAATGTGCCGGATTCGACGGTTCCCCGTGTGATGGAATCAAGCGGATTAGCACCAGCCCGATGGAATGCGAATGCCTTTCTCATTGATGAATTGCGGGGAGAAAAAGAATCCCTCGAACAGATTCATGTGGGTCATGAGACGGTAGCATTACTGTGGGCAGTACCCATCACTTCTTTCGAAGCCAACCTGTTGCTCACCCAAGGATTGGATGAATTTGATGCCTGGATTGAAAGCTCGCAATATTCTATCGTCGACCCCTGTCGTCCGTGA